From Cellulophaga lytica DSM 7489, a single genomic window includes:
- a CDS encoding shikimate dehydrogenase family protein, with amino-acid sequence MEKTEKKQYKFGLIGKDIEYSFSRNYFTHKFKKLGLTNYVYVNFDYQKIEEFKTTLENNSNIKGCNVTIPYKESVIPFLTSLDAKAKAIGAVNTIKFTENGLIGYNTDAYGFKKSIEPHLKKHHTKALILGTGGASKAVKYVLEDLGIVCTYVSRKPKKNQFTYTDLNNNIIKEYTVIINCTPLGTHPKITDKPTIPYLHLTEKHLLFDLIYNPDKTAFLSAGEAQGATISNGQHMLEHQAEESWRIWNS; translated from the coding sequence ATGGAAAAAACAGAAAAAAAACAGTATAAGTTTGGGTTAATAGGAAAAGATATTGAATATTCTTTTTCTAGAAATTACTTTACACACAAGTTTAAAAAACTTGGGTTAACAAACTATGTCTATGTAAATTTTGACTATCAAAAAATTGAAGAGTTTAAAACTACATTAGAAAATAACTCTAATATTAAAGGCTGTAATGTTACCATTCCTTATAAAGAAAGTGTAATTCCGTTTTTAACTAGTTTAGATGCAAAAGCCAAAGCTATTGGAGCTGTAAATACTATAAAATTTACAGAAAACGGATTAATTGGTTACAATACTGATGCCTATGGATTTAAAAAATCCATAGAACCTCATCTAAAAAAACACCATACAAAAGCATTAATTTTAGGTACCGGTGGTGCATCTAAGGCAGTAAAATATGTTTTAGAAGATTTGGGCATTGTATGTACATATGTATCCAGAAAACCTAAAAAAAATCAATTTACATATACAGATTTAAATAATAATATTATTAAAGAGTATACCGTAATAATTAACTGTACTCCTTTAGGAACACACCCAAAAATTACAGATAAGCCCACTATCCCTTATTTGCATTTAACAGAAAAACATTTGCTTTTTGATCTTATATACAACCCAGACAAAACAGCATTTTTAAGTGCAGGAGAAGCCCAAGGAGCTACTATTAGTAACGGACAACATATGCTAGAGCACCAAGCAGAAGAATCATGGAGAATTTGGAATAGCTAG
- the thrC gene encoding threonine synthase: protein MNYYSLNKKAPNTTFKNAVIKGLAPDKGLYFPESITPLPADFFKNLDNLSNSEIAFTAIKQFVSPEIPEDVLKTIVEETLSFNFPVVKLDENVSTLELFHGPTMAFKDVGARFMARCLGYFNKNNTNEVTVLVATSGDTGGAVANGFLGVKGVNVVILYPSGKVSDIQEKQLTTLGQNITALEVDGVFDDCQDMVKRAFLDEELTSKMQLTSANSINVARWLPQLFYFIFAYKQLHNTHKKIVFSVPSGNFGNICAGMMAQQLGLPIHHFIASNNKNNVVTTYLKTEEYNPKPSVQTISNAMDVGNPSNFIRIQEIHKNDFGALTENLSSYSFSDEETKEALAHIYKTYNYVADPHGAVGYLGCKAYLKNNNDVHCVFLETAHPTKFLDVVEDVIKEKQPLPEQIQEVMHKTKVATKIGSYNDLKSYLLNN from the coding sequence ATGAATTACTACTCGTTAAACAAAAAAGCGCCTAATACTACATTTAAAAATGCAGTTATAAAAGGCTTGGCACCAGATAAAGGATTGTACTTTCCTGAAAGTATAACACCTTTACCTGCAGATTTCTTTAAAAATTTAGACAATTTATCTAATTCAGAAATTGCTTTTACAGCCATTAAACAATTTGTTTCTCCTGAAATTCCAGAGGATGTTCTAAAAACCATTGTAGAGGAAACATTATCCTTTAATTTTCCTGTGGTTAAGTTAGATGAGAATGTGTCTACATTAGAGCTTTTTCACGGACCAACAATGGCATTTAAAGATGTTGGGGCACGTTTTATGGCTCGTTGTCTTGGCTATTTTAATAAAAATAACACTAATGAGGTTACTGTATTGGTAGCTACATCTGGAGATACAGGTGGCGCTGTTGCCAATGGATTTTTAGGTGTAAAAGGTGTAAACGTGGTTATTTTATATCCTAGCGGAAAAGTAAGTGATATACAAGAAAAACAATTAACAACTTTAGGGCAAAATATAACTGCTTTAGAAGTAGACGGTGTTTTTGATGATTGCCAAGATATGGTTAAACGCGCATTTTTAGACGAAGAATTAACTAGCAAAATGCAATTAACATCTGCAAACTCAATTAACGTAGCGCGTTGGCTACCACAATTATTTTACTTTATTTTTGCTTATAAGCAGTTACATAACACGCACAAAAAAATAGTTTTTTCTGTTCCTAGTGGTAATTTTGGTAACATATGTGCTGGTATGATGGCGCAGCAATTGGGTTTACCTATTCATCATTTTATAGCATCTAACAATAAAAATAATGTTGTTACTACATATTTAAAAACAGAAGAATATAATCCAAAACCATCTGTACAAACTATAAGCAATGCTATGGATGTTGGTAACCCTAGTAACTTTATTCGTATACAAGAAATACACAAAAATGACTTTGGCGCTTTAACTGAAAATTTATCTTCTTATAGTTTTTCTGATGAAGAAACAAAAGAAGCATTAGCGCATATTTACAAAACTTATAACTATGTAGCTGACCCACACGGAGCTGTTGGTTATTTAGGTTGCAAAGCATATTTAAAAAATAATAATGATGTACATTGTGTATTTTTAGAAACTGCTCACCCAACAAAATTTTTAGATGTAGTTGAAGACGTAATTAAAGAAAAACAACCATTGCCAGAGCAAATACAAGAAGTAATGCACAAAACAAAAGTAGCCACCAAAATTGGCAGCTACAATGACTTAAAATCTTACTTATTAAATAACTAA
- a CDS encoding SDR family oxidoreductase, with the protein MENILVAGANGTTGKQIVNLLKESQYFNPIAMVRKEEQKEYFKAKQIDTVLGDLEGDVDKVFNKIENVDKVLFAAGSGGKKVVEVDQEGAKRLIDASKENNIKKFVMLSSMGADKPEEAEQLQEYLKAKHNADEYLKESGLNYSIVRPGSLTNKEPHNQIELQEKLNKRGEISRNDVAQTLVRTLNDDVANKATFEIIKGDTLIGEALDKFSTVNA; encoded by the coding sequence ATGGAAAACATATTAGTAGCCGGTGCCAATGGTACCACAGGAAAACAAATAGTGAACCTTTTAAAAGAATCTCAGTATTTTAACCCTATTGCAATGGTTAGAAAAGAAGAGCAAAAAGAATATTTTAAAGCAAAACAAATAGATACTGTTCTTGGAGACTTAGAGGGCGATGTAGATAAAGTATTTAATAAAATAGAAAATGTAGATAAGGTGCTTTTTGCTGCCGGATCTGGAGGAAAAAAAGTAGTAGAAGTAGACCAAGAAGGAGCAAAGAGGTTAATTGATGCATCTAAAGAAAATAACATTAAAAAGTTTGTTATGTTAAGCTCTATGGGAGCAGACAAGCCTGAAGAAGCAGAACAACTGCAAGAGTATTTAAAAGCAAAGCATAACGCAGATGAATACTTAAAAGAAAGTGGATTAAATTACAGTATTGTACGCCCTGGTTCTTTAACCAATAAGGAGCCCCATAACCAAATAGAGCTCCAAGAAAAGTTAAATAAAAGAGGTGAAATTAGTAGAAATGATGTTGCACAAACATTAGTGAGAACACTAAATGATGACGTAGCAAACAAGGCCACTTTTGAAATTATTAAGGGTGATACCTTAATAGGTGAGGCCTTAGATAAATTTTCTACTGTAAATGCTTAG